The proteins below come from a single Desulfovibrio sp. JC022 genomic window:
- a CDS encoding STAS domain-containing protein, which translates to MLKVDIRNVNDICVIKPGTHRLDASTAVDFKNTLLKLIEEGNLRLLLNLENVDFIDSSGLGAIISALRQVGVKGDIKLCEVKEQVEELLRLTRLNKVLQSFPCEKDALEGY; encoded by the coding sequence ATGCTGAAAGTTGATATTAGAAACGTAAACGATATTTGTGTGATCAAACCCGGTACCCATCGCCTTGATGCCAGTACAGCGGTAGACTTCAAAAACACCCTGCTCAAGCTGATTGAGGAAGGTAATTTGCGGCTGCTGCTCAATCTGGAAAATGTGGATTTCATCGACAGCTCCGGCCTTGGAGCCATCATCTCCGCTCTGCGGCAGGTCGGCGTAAAAGGTGACATCAAACTCTGTGAAGTAAAGGAGCAGGTTGAAGAACTGTTGCGGCTTACAAGACTGAATAAAGTCCTGCAAAGTTTCCCCTGTGAAAAAGATGCATTGGAAGGTTATTAG